In Chlorogloeopsis sp. ULAP01, the following are encoded in one genomic region:
- a CDS encoding Uma2 family endonuclease, with amino-acid sequence MQDYLENDLRLGWLINFQDEQVEIYRSGQPVEVVQIPAVLSGKEVLPEFEL; translated from the coding sequence ATGCAGGATTACCTAGAAAATGATTTGCGCTTGGGTTGGCTGATTAATTTTCAAGACGAACAAGTGGAGATTTACCGATCAGGGCAACCTGTAGAAGTTGTTCAAATCCCGGCTGTACTTTCTGGTAAAGAGGTTTTACCTGAGTTTGAGCTATAG
- a CDS encoding type II toxin-antitoxin system RelE/ParE family toxin, which yields MEWTVELHDDFEPEFNDLPKDVQDELLATAKLLEEFGPTLKRPHVDTLNGSKYSNMKELRFDACDGVWRVAFAFDPKRQAILLVAGDKSSVSQKRFYKRLIKTADMRYEAHLSKLKTDGKDNG from the coding sequence GTGGAATGGACAGTTGAACTTCATGATGATTTTGAGCCAGAATTTAATGATTTGCCTAAAGATGTACAAGATGAGTTACTTGCTACAGCAAAGTTACTAGAAGAATTTGGCCCAACACTAAAACGTCCTCATGTTGATACCCTTAATGGGTCTAAGTACAGCAATATGAAAGAGTTGCGTTTTGATGCTTGTGATGGAGTTTGGCGTGTAGCATTTGCCTTTGATCCTAAAAGACAAGCCATCTTACTGGTAGCAGGTGATAAGTCCAGTGTTAGTCAAAAACGTTTTTACAAGCGACTCATAAAAACTGCTGATATGCGGTATGAAGCTCATCTCTCGAAATTAAAAACAGACGGTAAAGATAATGGGTAA
- a CDS encoding phycobiliprotein lyase: protein MTSPQQLVQTTNESLLIEFFQASVGKWRSERRYYTLPEGETKEMVSIITIRYLEQRCDELQQLAQMHNLPDAVSLVCGAEVIWESTDSISGRKESKGKTLFGAKGNILYRDRGFATAKPVTAQYFFPNPTTLCLRTEYNGSVFEEELKLVGSKYRTRQSIISRAGEQLMIGQYLEKRI, encoded by the coding sequence GTGACATCACCGCAACAACTTGTACAAACAACTAACGAATCCCTGCTTATAGAATTTTTCCAAGCATCAGTGGGCAAGTGGCGCTCAGAACGGCGCTACTATACGTTGCCGGAGGGAGAAACAAAAGAAATGGTTAGTATCATTACTATCCGGTACTTAGAGCAGAGGTGTGATGAATTGCAACAGCTAGCTCAAATGCACAATTTGCCTGACGCGGTGAGTTTAGTATGTGGTGCCGAAGTGATCTGGGAAAGCACTGATTCTATCTCCGGAAGGAAGGAATCTAAGGGAAAAACCTTATTTGGGGCAAAGGGAAACATACTGTATCGCGATCGTGGTTTCGCTACAGCCAAACCAGTCACTGCCCAGTATTTCTTTCCCAACCCTACAACTCTCTGTTTGCGAACTGAGTATAATGGTTCCGTATTTGAGGAAGAATTAAAGCTTGTTGGTAGTAAATATAGAACGCGCCAGTCAATTATCTCCCGTGCAGGCGAACAATTAATGATTGGCCAGTATTTGGAAAAAAGGATTTAA
- a CDS encoding efflux RND transporter periplasmic adaptor subunit translates to MIREGKKPRKFVQNPALMLGSPIYWLASLLGIALLIGGCGSFPKESAEAQQERRGSQAASATPVDVAIARKDLLQQQLEYTGTTTPYRTVSLRSQVEGRLVALNVDVGDILTQGQIVGQVDDVLLRTALNQAEAELAALQSEVARANTQVSNARAEVERARLVVTQAQADAQRQEKLFKEGAIAQQAAEQARTTAQTAVQALRAAEEQVRTEQQAVAAAKGRLTAQKAVVAQAQERRSYTRLTSPIAGAVLEKVTEPGNLLQPGNEVLKIGDFSRVKVAVQLSELELANIQVGQSVQVRLDAFPNESYIGTVTRISPAADTTARLVPVEIVIPNSDGRIGSGLLARASFVSKGEEQVVVPLTAIQGVQKEQENRNLKSTDENTQGQVFVVSKTEDSTKVTARTVTLGKRADGKVEVISGLQPGEAYVVRSGKPLQDGNAVSLSILSEKLDSTSTGK, encoded by the coding sequence ATGATTCGCGAAGGAAAAAAGCCGCGTAAATTCGTTCAAAATCCCGCTTTGATGTTGGGTTCACCTATCTATTGGCTAGCTAGCTTGCTAGGTATCGCGTTGCTAATCGGAGGTTGTGGCTCGTTTCCCAAAGAATCAGCCGAGGCTCAACAAGAGCGTCGTGGCTCACAAGCAGCTAGTGCAACGCCTGTGGATGTGGCAATCGCCCGCAAGGATTTACTGCAACAGCAACTAGAGTATACAGGCACTACTACACCATACCGGACTGTATCATTGCGATCGCAGGTGGAAGGAAGGCTTGTGGCTTTGAATGTAGATGTGGGGGATATACTCACACAAGGACAAATTGTTGGGCAGGTGGATGATGTGCTATTAAGGACAGCATTAAATCAAGCGGAAGCTGAACTAGCCGCCCTGCAATCAGAAGTAGCCAGAGCAAATACTCAAGTCAGTAATGCTCGTGCGGAAGTAGAGCGGGCGAGACTTGTAGTAACTCAAGCTCAAGCAGATGCACAAAGGCAAGAAAAACTTTTTAAAGAAGGAGCGATCGCCCAACAAGCGGCTGAACAAGCACGTACTACTGCCCAAACTGCTGTGCAAGCATTACGTGCCGCCGAAGAGCAAGTGCGTACAGAACAGCAAGCAGTAGCTGCTGCCAAAGGTAGATTAACTGCTCAAAAAGCTGTAGTGGCACAAGCACAAGAACGCAGATCCTATACAAGACTGACATCTCCAATTGCTGGTGCAGTATTAGAAAAGGTTACAGAACCAGGTAACCTTTTACAACCAGGCAATGAAGTATTAAAAATTGGTGATTTTAGCCGTGTTAAAGTTGCAGTTCAACTTTCTGAGTTAGAACTGGCAAATATTCAGGTAGGGCAATCTGTACAAGTGCGCTTAGATGCCTTTCCTAATGAAAGTTACATTGGTACGGTAACACGCATCTCCCCAGCAGCCGATACTACCGCTCGCTTAGTACCAGTGGAAATAGTGATTCCCAACAGTGATGGCAGAATTGGCAGTGGGCTGCTAGCCAGAGCAAGTTTTGTTAGTAAAGGAGAAGAACAAGTAGTAGTACCGTTGACAGCCATTCAGGGAGTACAGAAAGAACAAGAAAACCGAAATTTAAAATCGACAGACGAAAATACTCAGGGACAAGTATTTGTGGTGTCAAAAACAGAAGATTCAACAAAAGTTACAGCGAGAACCGTCACTTTGGGTAAACGTGCTGATGGCAAAGTAGAAGTTATATCTGGCTTACAACCAGGTGAAGCTTATGTAGTGCGGAGTGGCAAGCCGTTACAAGATGGTAATGCTGTAAGTCTTTCAATTCTCTCTGAGAAATTAGACTCAACTTCGACAGGGAAATAG
- a CDS encoding efflux RND transporter permease subunit, with protein sequence MQQTKKIGGFSISALAIRQHIGTLMLTLAVIVMGFFFITKLPVDLLPSITYPRIGVRVQAPGISPEVGVDEITKPLEEAFAATEGVVQVFSQTREGQVNLDLFFLPGGNIDQALNDATAAFNRARSGLPDTIEEPRIFKFDPSQSPVYEMALTSPSLEGVDLRVFAEEELARELSVVSGVAGVDVSGGVQEEVRVNIDLDRLQALGVGLTDVLNELTSRNQDISGGRIFGQNSEPLTRTVGRFKDAKEIRNLSFEVSSPSPTSSTSGQVQGTTPTTSPLPRRVYLRDFAEVIDGTENQRLFVLLNGESAVKISIQKQPDANTIDVVDGVKKRLEELRQSGVVPQEAVLTPTLDESRFIRNSIANVTTSGLVGAALAAIAVLLFLGSVRQTLIIVFAIPLATLAAIILMGLFGLSLNIFSLGGLALGVGIVVDNSIVMLENIAEGAGMTPGKDTRTRLSPLRLIQQAEQSSQEVESALLASTSTNLVAVLPFLLIGGFISLLFNELVLTISFSVAASILIAVTVVPMLTSRMLAWRFSSGMSDFWFLREFNSRFDAATRGYSALLSKILRFRLLTVAIAIILLGGGSLWMIPQISQEILPRINTGQANLFAQFPPGTPLENNQKVMAAVNDILSRQPETEYVFSTIGGGLFGSNTTENPLRSSSTITLKPGSDVEAYVERVTQEFNKLNLAGIRLRLSPGQVRGLILTNSPVRGAEVDIILQGNDADTLQKAGEQLLANLEEKVTLARFRPDADARQPEIQILPDWERVAALGLTTREIGDTIATAIQGSVPTQLQRGNRLVDVRVQLDEESVQTPSQLQRLPLFVENNRQVRLSDVASIVDAQAPGEIQRINQRQVYIIAGNLTEGASLSDAQAQVDNVLNSFQFPQGVSVLPSSTAESNRQLQNSLQLLGGLASFLVFVVMAVQYNSLIDPLVIMFTIPLALAGGVFGLYITQTAIGATVIVGAVLLVGIVVNNAIIMVELANQIREREEISRKAAILQAAPQRLRPILMTTITTVLGMFPLALGIGEGSEFLQPLGIVVFAGLSLATLLTLFIIPCFYVLLHDALSWKWVKPILMQLRLFRKI encoded by the coding sequence ATGCAGCAAACAAAAAAGATTGGGGGATTTAGTATCAGTGCCCTTGCTATCCGCCAGCACATTGGCACACTCATGCTTACCTTGGCAGTGATTGTAATGGGTTTCTTTTTCATCACTAAACTACCAGTAGATTTGCTGCCATCAATTACTTATCCCCGGATTGGTGTGCGGGTACAAGCTCCTGGAATTTCACCTGAGGTAGGAGTTGATGAAATTACCAAACCATTAGAAGAAGCTTTTGCCGCAACTGAGGGCGTAGTGCAGGTTTTTTCCCAAACTCGTGAAGGGCAGGTAAATTTGGATCTGTTCTTTCTACCAGGAGGCAATATTGATCAAGCTCTCAATGATGCGACGGCGGCATTTAACAGAGCTAGAAGTGGTTTGCCAGATACTATCGAAGAACCCCGCATATTTAAATTCGATCCCTCCCAATCACCTGTTTACGAAATGGCGTTGACTTCGCCTTCTTTAGAAGGTGTTGATTTGCGGGTATTTGCCGAAGAAGAATTAGCCCGCGAGCTAAGTGTGGTGTCAGGAGTGGCAGGGGTAGATGTATCGGGAGGAGTACAAGAAGAAGTCAGAGTCAATATTGATTTAGATCGCTTGCAAGCTCTTGGTGTTGGTTTAACAGATGTACTCAATGAACTGACAAGCCGTAACCAAGATATTTCTGGCGGTAGAATTTTTGGACAAAATTCCGAACCTCTCACCCGCACTGTCGGGCGTTTTAAAGACGCTAAAGAAATCCGTAATCTTTCTTTTGAAGTTTCTTCCCCTTCCCCCACTTCCTCTACTTCAGGGCAAGTACAAGGCACTACCCCTACTACTTCCCCGCTTCCCAGACGTGTGTATCTGCGTGACTTTGCTGAGGTTATTGACGGTACCGAAAACCAACGTCTGTTCGTCTTACTCAACGGAGAATCGGCAGTCAAAATCAGCATTCAAAAACAACCAGATGCCAACACCATCGATGTTGTTGATGGAGTGAAAAAGCGACTGGAAGAATTGAGACAATCTGGTGTTGTTCCACAAGAGGCAGTTCTCACACCTACTTTGGATGAGTCACGATTTATTCGCAATTCTATTGCTAACGTCACTACTTCCGGGTTAGTAGGAGCAGCACTTGCCGCGATCGCTGTTTTGTTATTTCTCGGTTCAGTACGGCAAACTCTAATTATTGTATTTGCTATTCCTTTGGCAACCCTCGCTGCAATCATTTTGATGGGATTATTTGGCTTATCCCTAAATATTTTCAGCTTGGGTGGTTTGGCATTGGGTGTGGGTATTGTGGTGGATAACTCCATCGTGATGTTGGAGAATATTGCCGAGGGTGCAGGCATGACTCCCGGCAAAGATACGAGAACTCGCCTTAGCCCACTGCGACTGATTCAACAGGCAGAACAAAGTAGCCAGGAAGTAGAATCAGCATTGCTGGCTTCTACTAGCACGAATTTAGTTGCTGTATTGCCGTTTTTGTTGATTGGTGGCTTTATTTCACTACTATTCAATGAGTTAGTTCTCACTATTAGTTTTTCTGTTGCCGCTTCTATCCTGATTGCTGTAACCGTAGTGCCGATGCTCACTTCTCGAATGCTGGCATGGCGCTTTTCCAGTGGTATGAGTGATTTCTGGTTTTTACGGGAGTTTAATAGTCGTTTTGATGCCGCAACCAGAGGATATAGCGCTTTGTTGAGTAAAATATTGCGTTTTCGATTGTTAACAGTGGCGATCGCTATTATCCTACTTGGTGGTGGCAGCTTGTGGATGATACCGCAAATTTCCCAAGAGATTTTACCCCGTATTAATACCGGACAAGCCAATTTATTCGCTCAATTTCCTCCCGGTACTCCTTTAGAAAATAATCAAAAAGTCATGGCTGCGGTTAATGATATCCTCAGCCGTCAGCCAGAAACAGAATACGTATTTTCAACAATTGGAGGTGGTTTATTTGGTAGCAATACTACTGAAAACCCCTTGCGGAGTTCCAGTACCATCACCCTCAAACCTGGTTCAGACGTAGAAGCCTATGTGGAACGAGTTACTCAAGAGTTTAACAAACTAAATTTAGCCGGTATTCGCTTACGTTTATCTCCCGGACAAGTACGAGGTTTAATTCTCACTAATTCTCCCGTTCGTGGTGCTGAAGTTGATATTATCCTGCAAGGAAATGACGCAGACACCTTACAAAAAGCCGGAGAGCAATTACTGGCAAATTTGGAAGAAAAAGTCACCTTAGCTAGATTTCGTCCCGATGCAGATGCGCGTCAACCAGAAATTCAGATTCTTCCCGACTGGGAGCGGGTTGCAGCTTTGGGATTGACTACTAGAGAAATTGGTGACACAATCGCAACTGCAATTCAAGGTAGCGTACCCACACAGTTGCAACGGGGCAATCGTCTTGTAGATGTGCGGGTGCAATTAGATGAAGAATCTGTGCAAACACCTTCGCAACTACAAAGATTGCCTTTATTTGTGGAAAATAATCGCCAAGTGCGCCTGAGCGATGTGGCAAGTATTGTAGATGCCCAAGCTCCTGGAGAAATTCAACGCATTAACCAGCGTCAGGTGTACATTATTGCTGGGAATTTGACGGAAGGAGCAAGTCTTAGCGATGCCCAAGCACAGGTAGATAATGTATTAAACAGTTTCCAATTTCCTCAAGGTGTGAGTGTCTTGCCCAGTTCCACCGCAGAATCTAATCGGCAATTGCAAAATTCTCTACAGTTGTTAGGGGGATTGGCTAGCTTTTTAGTTTTCGTAGTCATGGCAGTGCAATATAATTCACTGATTGACCCCTTAGTAATTATGTTTACTATCCCACTAGCATTAGCTGGGGGTGTTTTTGGCCTTTATATTACCCAAACAGCCATTGGCGCAACGGTAATTGTTGGTGCTGTGTTACTTGTTGGTATCGTTGTTAACAATGCTATCATCATGGTTGAATTGGCAAACCAAATTCGGGAACGGGAAGAAATTAGCCGTAAAGCAGCAATTTTACAAGCTGCTCCCCAACGTTTACGCCCAATCTTGATGACTACAATCACTACTGTTTTGGGTATGTTTCCTTTAGCATTGGGAATTGGGGAAGGTTCAGAATTTCTTCAACCTTTAGGTATTGTCGTATTTGCGGGGTTGTCTTTGGCAACACTGTTAACGTTGTTTATTATTCCCTGTTTTTATGTTCTGCTGCATGATGCTTTGAGTTGGAAATGGGTGAAGCCTATATTAATGCAATTGCGTTTGTTCAGGAAAATCTAA
- a CDS encoding response regulator translates to MCGIGAKQNSDHHYILICDDVPENCFFLETVLKLEGYDVEIVNSGTAALAKVEASQPALLLLDLMMPDIDGYEVARRIQQNPTLESLPIVLITAYEEALINEECEVRLAGIIRKPIDPDELLNQVQAILMSKN, encoded by the coding sequence ATGTGTGGTATAGGGGCGAAACAAAACAGTGATCATCATTACATTCTTATCTGTGATGATGTTCCTGAAAATTGCTTTTTTCTTGAAACGGTTCTCAAATTGGAGGGTTATGATGTTGAAATTGTAAATAGCGGAACAGCAGCACTGGCTAAAGTTGAAGCTAGTCAACCCGCTCTTTTGCTGCTAGATTTGATGATGCCAGATATAGACGGATACGAAGTTGCTCGTCGCATTCAGCAAAACCCGACTTTAGAATCTCTTCCTATTGTGTTGATTACGGCTTATGAAGAAGCTCTGATTAATGAAGAGTGTGAAGTCAGGTTGGCTGGAATTATCCGCAAGCCTATTGATCCTGATGAATTATTAAATCAGGTTCAGGCAATTTTGATGTCCAAAAATTAG
- a CDS encoding serine/threonine-protein kinase produces MLQSTINNRYKIVKVLGEGGFGKTFLAEDTHLPSGRCCVIKQLKPVTNNPQIYQMVQDRFRREAAILEDLGNSNNRIPNLYAYFSEQDNFYLVQEYIEGKTLTEKVQTEGVMNESAVREILKSLLYVLNFVHSRHIIHRDIKPDNIILRSSDNIPVLIDFGAVRESMGTVLNSQGNPTSSIVIGTPGFMPPEQAAGRPVYSSDLYSLALTMIYLLTGKMPHELETDPRTANIIWHQYAINVSPSLRMILDRAIAYNPGVSIAPSPEARYATAREMIDALQSPAADYVAPTVPSFQYNSGKYYSPPPTVVNSGGNPPQYISPSTPTNSRSNSSASSNPPQYVSPGTPINSDSMWVGGGGTFNTSVSVPLEIQGWNWGAFLISPLWCLTNQVWIGLISWIPYLGLPMPFILGAKGNVWAWRSRQWRSVQDFKAHQRAWAKAAIIVYSSFAALFILLAFIGANLPEEDNSSNTNNSSLNQSNSSPNPTPSQSDPPSSSNSTTETGIFEEVEISNLDTYTYKTGLFSIDIPQGWTLKDNSNANEVIIYWLDNTKNALVQVNVFIVERELDQEQLTTMLKNFINNFAASQTNLTMNQPVRQSDNSVRITWRYTTQTQGFSGRLTVNSFIKHQGNKVSIDSYVVPSEQYEKLLPAINQVIGSYKLNASAPLNL; encoded by the coding sequence ATGTTGCAATCAACTATTAACAATCGTTACAAGATTGTTAAAGTTTTAGGAGAAGGTGGTTTTGGTAAAACTTTTTTAGCAGAAGACACACATTTGCCTTCTGGTCGTTGTTGCGTCATTAAACAGCTAAAACCTGTTACTAATAATCCGCAAATATACCAAATGGTTCAAGACAGGTTTAGACGAGAAGCAGCTATATTGGAGGATTTGGGCAATAGTAACAATCGCATTCCCAATTTGTATGCTTATTTTTCAGAACAAGATAATTTTTATTTAGTTCAAGAATACATTGAAGGCAAAACTCTCACTGAGAAAGTACAAACCGAAGGGGTAATGAATGAGAGTGCCGTGCGAGAAATTCTTAAAAGTTTGTTATATGTTCTCAACTTCGTACACAGCAGACATATTATCCACCGGGACATTAAACCAGATAATATAATTTTGAGGAGTTCGGATAACATACCAGTACTGATTGATTTTGGTGCAGTGCGAGAATCAATGGGTACAGTATTGAATTCTCAGGGCAATCCTACCAGTTCGATTGTAATTGGTACACCAGGATTTATGCCTCCAGAGCAAGCAGCTGGCAGACCTGTTTATAGTAGCGATTTATACAGTTTAGCCTTGACGATGATTTATCTGTTGACTGGGAAAATGCCGCATGAGTTAGAGACAGATCCCAGAACAGCAAACATTATCTGGCATCAATATGCAATAAATGTTAGTCCGAGTTTGCGAATGATTTTGGATCGGGCGATCGCTTATAACCCAGGTGTTAGTATAGCCCCTTCGCCAGAGGCTCGCTATGCCACAGCCAGAGAAATGATTGACGCTTTGCAGTCTCCTGCTGCTGATTATGTTGCTCCTACAGTACCTTCTTTCCAATACAACTCTGGTAAATACTATTCTCCACCGCCTACAGTTGTAAATTCTGGTGGTAACCCACCTCAATATATTTCACCTAGTACACCTACAAATTCTAGGTCGAATTCGTCAGCAAGCAGTAATCCTCCTCAGTACGTCTCGCCGGGTACACCAATAAATTCTGACTCGATGTGGGTAGGTGGAGGCGGTACATTTAATACCTCTGTTTCTGTACCGCTCGAAATTCAAGGTTGGAATTGGGGAGCATTTCTCATATCGCCTTTGTGGTGTCTAACTAACCAAGTCTGGATTGGTTTAATTTCCTGGATACCCTATCTCGGCTTACCAATGCCTTTTATTCTAGGTGCAAAAGGAAATGTGTGGGCTTGGAGAAGTAGACAGTGGCGAAGCGTACAAGATTTTAAAGCCCATCAAAGAGCTTGGGCAAAAGCAGCAATTATTGTTTACTCAAGCTTTGCAGCTTTATTTATACTTTTAGCTTTTATTGGTGCCAATCTTCCAGAAGAAGACAATTCTTCTAATACTAACAACTCAAGCTTGAACCAATCGAACTCTAGTCCTAACCCTACTCCTAGCCAATCAGATCCTCCTAGTTCTTCAAACTCAACAACTGAAACAGGCATATTTGAGGAAGTTGAAATTAGCAACCTTGATACGTACACCTACAAGACAGGTCTATTCTCAATTGATATTCCTCAAGGATGGACTCTCAAAGATAATAGTAATGCAAATGAAGTAATTATATATTGGCTGGACAACACTAAAAATGCTCTAGTTCAGGTTAACGTTTTCATTGTAGAACGCGAGCTAGATCAGGAGCAGTTGACTACTATGTTAAAAAATTTCATCAACAATTTTGCTGCTTCCCAAACAAACTTGACGATGAATCAACCTGTACGCCAATCCGACAATAGTGTCAGAATTACTTGGAGGTATACAACTCAAACTCAAGGTTTTTCAGGAAGGCTAACAGTTAATAGCTTTATTAAACATCAAGGCAATAAAGTTTCGATTGACTCCTATGTTGTACCTAGCGAGCAATACGAAAAGCTTTTACCAGCTATTAACCAAGTTATTGGTAGTTACAAGCTTAATGCTTCGGCTCCTTTAAATCTTTAA
- a CDS encoding glycosyltransferase: MRIIHILNHIQEIGNGIVNVTVDLACLQAKSGFEVAVISGGGEYEALLTSFGVKHYQLDQSRKPINIIKAAVGYRSIIQEFQPNIVHAHMMTGVVLAGLLRNKGGYGLVATVHNEFQRASILMGLADRVVAVSTAVAESMARRGIHQEKLRVICNGTLGSPRSRPLQEYQPLPLQRPAIATVAGMYQRKGITELIAAFGQIASDFPEAHLYLIGNGPDRHLFETQASQTAFTSRIHFEGFQAEPQRYLLACDIFVLASHREPFGLVLSEAREASCAIIATQVDGIPEALDNGKAGILIPAKDSKALAAALVNLLSNSEALNEWKIKAHQNLEWLDVTRVHQENLAVYLELVKK; this comes from the coding sequence ATGCGAATAATACATATATTGAATCACATTCAAGAAATTGGTAACGGCATTGTAAATGTAACTGTAGACCTTGCTTGTTTGCAGGCAAAAAGCGGTTTTGAGGTAGCAGTTATTTCAGGAGGGGGAGAATACGAAGCCTTACTAACAAGTTTTGGTGTTAAGCACTACCAACTCGATCAAAGTAGGAAGCCAATTAATATTATTAAAGCGGCTGTAGGATATCGGTCAATTATACAAGAGTTTCAACCGAATATAGTCCATGCCCACATGATGACAGGAGTTGTGCTAGCAGGTTTACTCAGAAATAAAGGTGGATACGGTTTAGTTGCCACGGTACATAACGAATTTCAACGAGCCAGCATACTAATGGGACTTGCCGATAGAGTAGTTGCTGTGAGTACAGCAGTTGCCGAGTCTATGGCACGGCGTGGTATTCATCAAGAAAAGTTGCGGGTGATATGCAACGGTACTCTCGGTAGTCCCCGCAGTCGTCCGTTACAAGAGTATCAACCTTTACCATTACAACGTCCCGCGATCGCCACTGTGGCAGGGATGTATCAGCGTAAGGGTATAACTGAGTTAATTGCAGCTTTTGGACAAATTGCCTCAGATTTTCCTGAAGCCCATTTGTATCTTATTGGAAATGGTCCTGATCGCCACTTATTTGAAACACAGGCAAGTCAAACTGCCTTCACCTCCCGCATTCATTTTGAAGGCTTTCAAGCTGAACCTCAACGCTATTTGCTAGCTTGTGACATATTCGTGTTAGCATCTCACCGTGAACCCTTCGGTCTTGTACTTTCAGAAGCACGTGAAGCTAGTTGTGCTATTATTGCCACTCAAGTCGATGGCATACCGGAAGCTTTAGACAATGGAAAAGCTGGCATTTTAATACCAGCAAAAGATAGTAAAGCTTTGGCTGCCGCCTTAGTAAATTTATTGAGTAATTCAGAAGCTCTAAATGAGTGGAAAATAAAGGCGCATCAAAACTTAGAGTGGTTAGATGTTACTCGCGTTCATCAGGAAAATCTAGCGGTGTATTTAGAGTTAGTGAAAAAATGA
- a CDS encoding glycosyltransferase family 2 protein yields MKFSIVITTYNRLDLLKRAIDSALRQTIPCEVVVADDCSSDGTQEYLSYCREKFLESGNFRFVYHRNQVNSGHAATVNAGVLKSSGDWIKFLDDDDYLAPNCLEEMARAIALRPQAVIASCMAAQINEHEVELSRTPQLGAGLAFYTPQADIHYGMLLELLPFGTPVQVACRRDVFLKTGGWDSQLDTNCDDIDSWINIAKFGDAIFINQCLTYRTIWQGACNHKFSLSRRLKTNSVMKEKIYSLVSEKHYAHIPALKDIQNYLKLHWLLVALKQKNLQSFNSIIFSAIPAIFSWQAWSLLFHALLNRRNFSSTQIQKYVLIK; encoded by the coding sequence ATGAAATTTAGCATAGTGATTACAACTTACAACCGTTTGGATTTGCTGAAAAGAGCGATAGACTCTGCTTTGAGGCAAACTATTCCCTGTGAAGTGGTTGTGGCTGATGACTGTTCCTCAGATGGCACCCAAGAGTACTTAAGTTATTGTAGAGAAAAATTTTTAGAGAGTGGAAACTTTCGCTTTGTGTACCATCGTAATCAGGTTAACTCTGGGCATGCAGCAACTGTGAATGCGGGTGTTCTTAAGTCCAGTGGTGATTGGATTAAGTTTTTGGATGATGACGACTACTTAGCTCCCAATTGTCTGGAGGAAATGGCACGAGCGATCGCACTTCGTCCCCAAGCTGTGATCGCATCTTGTATGGCTGCTCAAATTAATGAACATGAAGTTGAACTTAGCCGTACACCACAATTAGGTGCCGGGTTAGCTTTTTACACTCCACAAGCAGATATTCATTACGGTATGCTGCTCGAACTTCTTCCATTTGGTACACCTGTACAGGTAGCTTGTCGTCGTGATGTCTTCTTAAAAACAGGCGGTTGGGATTCTCAACTTGATACCAATTGTGATGATATTGATTCTTGGATTAATATTGCTAAGTTTGGTGATGCAATTTTTATTAATCAATGCCTTACTTACCGAACTATATGGCAAGGTGCTTGCAATCATAAGTTCTCTTTGTCTCGGCGCCTAAAGACTAATTCTGTGATGAAGGAGAAGATTTACTCTTTGGTTAGCGAAAAGCACTATGCTCACATTCCTGCTCTTAAAGATATTCAAAATTATTTGAAATTGCATTGGTTGCTCGTAGCTTTAAAACAGAAAAATCTTCAGAGCTTTAACAGTATAATTTTTTCTGCTATTCCTGCAATCTTTTCTTGGCAAGCCTGGAGTCTTTTGTTTCATGCTCTATTGAACCGCCGAAATTTCAGCAGCACTCAAATTCAAAAATATGTATTAATTAAATGA
- the rplS gene encoding 50S ribosomal protein L19 produces MNAQEIIRSIEAEQLKSNLPNIYVGDTVKVGVKIKEGDKYRVQPYEGVVIAMRNGGINETITVRRVFQGIGVERVFLVHSPRIDSIKVVRRGKVRRAKLYYLRNRVGKATRIKQRFDRAL; encoded by the coding sequence ATGAACGCTCAAGAAATAATCCGCTCTATTGAAGCGGAACAGCTAAAATCAAATCTGCCCAATATATATGTGGGCGACACAGTTAAAGTGGGTGTCAAAATTAAAGAAGGAGACAAATACCGTGTACAGCCCTACGAAGGAGTTGTAATTGCCATGCGTAATGGCGGAATTAATGAAACCATTACAGTTCGCCGTGTATTTCAAGGCATTGGTGTTGAGCGGGTATTTTTGGTTCATTCTCCTCGCATAGACAGCATCAAAGTAGTACGTCGTGGTAAAGTTCGGCGTGCTAAACTTTACTATCTACGCAATCGTGTTGGCAAGGCTACTCGGATTAAGCAGCGCTTTGACCGTGCTTTGTAA